The following proteins come from a genomic window of Pirellula staleyi DSM 6068:
- a CDS encoding GNAT family N-acetyltransferase encodes MLSIRLANLDDAADEQIAVELLDMYCRDEMGDSKPLSEHARASLFPGLREHGGGVVLIAFETSDPHHPLPVGLAICLVGFSSFRGSKLLNIHDVAVSPAARGQGVGRQLMQAIESEARARCCTKITLEVRSDNLRAQKLYEQVGYHAAEPQQWFWSKILD; translated from the coding sequence GACGCCGCTGACGAGCAAATCGCCGTCGAACTGCTCGACATGTACTGCCGCGACGAAATGGGAGATAGCAAACCACTTTCCGAGCATGCACGTGCGAGCCTCTTTCCTGGATTGCGAGAACATGGGGGCGGTGTCGTGCTGATCGCCTTTGAAACGAGCGATCCTCACCATCCGCTGCCAGTCGGTCTGGCAATTTGTCTGGTTGGCTTTTCATCGTTCCGTGGCAGTAAACTCCTCAACATTCACGATGTCGCCGTGAGCCCCGCTGCACGGGGGCAAGGAGTAGGCCGCCAATTGATGCAGGCGATCGAATCCGAGGCTCGCGCTCGATGCTGTACGAAGATTACGCTCGAAGTACGCAGCGATAATTTGCGGGCTCAGAAACTTTATGAGCAGGTTGGCTATCACGCTGCTGAGCCGCAGCAATGGTTCTGGTCAAAAATCCTCGATTAG
- a CDS encoding zinc ribbon domain-containing protein has translation MPLYEYHCPSCESEFELLVRSDDTPACPSCESPKIERLLSAPAAHTSGASLPMAQSMPGGGCGKPQCGQGFCGMGG, from the coding sequence ATGCCACTGTACGAATACCATTGCCCAAGTTGTGAATCCGAGTTTGAGCTGCTGGTTCGCAGCGACGATACTCCCGCATGCCCCAGCTGCGAGTCGCCCAAAATCGAGCGGCTGCTAAGTGCTCCCGCTGCTCACACGAGTGGAGCTTCGCTCCCGATGGCTCAATCGATGCCCGGTGGGGGCTGCGGCAAACCTCAGTGTGGACAAGGCTTCTGCGGCATGGGTGGCTGA
- a CDS encoding DUF2007 domain-containing protein translates to MDKASAAWVADIALLSSNEGAPLADNPVVVYRAASAQQAYLLKSLLEEQGIESFVVNDMLQAAGGDLPLGWVSLPQLLVGEHDVEKALQAIGNFEATIAHSDSTSATQKSAELGHQHEEYPAGTSVIEAWPTCRKCGERRQVTCDYCGTSGNNFRLVDESTDEGDDERAPLLLCHTCDEQFAAKYYPRCHLCGYLFEPSATDASADDPATRARDLGVESRVLLVIVASIAILSGLIGYFCYVL, encoded by the coding sequence GTGGACAAGGCTTCTGCGGCATGGGTGGCTGATATAGCACTCCTTTCCTCGAACGAAGGTGCACCATTGGCTGATAACCCGGTTGTTGTTTATCGTGCCGCCAGTGCTCAGCAGGCGTACCTGCTCAAGTCGCTCCTGGAAGAGCAGGGGATCGAAAGCTTCGTCGTCAACGACATGCTGCAAGCGGCCGGTGGCGATCTCCCGCTCGGCTGGGTTTCACTACCGCAGTTGCTTGTTGGCGAGCACGATGTCGAGAAGGCCCTGCAAGCTATCGGCAATTTCGAAGCCACGATTGCTCACAGCGACTCGACCAGCGCTACTCAGAAGTCAGCAGAACTGGGCCACCAGCACGAAGAGTATCCAGCGGGAACCTCAGTCATCGAAGCTTGGCCTACTTGCCGCAAATGTGGTGAGCGGCGGCAAGTGACATGCGACTACTGTGGCACCTCGGGGAACAACTTTAGGCTTGTCGACGAGTCGACTGACGAGGGAGACGACGAGCGTGCTCCGCTGCTGCTGTGCCACACGTGCGACGAGCAGTTCGCAGCAAAGTACTATCCACGTTGCCATCTGTGCGGCTATCTCTTCGAGCCTTCGGCAACCGACGCATCTGCCGACGATCCGGCCACACGTGCACGCGACCTGGGGGTCGAATCACGCGTGCTTCTGGTGATCGTCGCTAGCATCGCAATCCTCTCGGGGCTGATTGGCTACTTCTGCTACGTACTGTGA
- a CDS encoding CHAD domain-containing protein codes for MERAKKDRVAKLAREVIAARLIGVEHYLQQLSGRDLSQVEGVHQLRVWCRRSEAAIKLFRTLLVKSKSKQLLTSLKLLRRAAGPLRDRDVLLAQITAHDSGATAEGVANFIRQERAGYATPLRKLRKQWIDQGKIAREQKRVKSLVKQSRHQDALMPFFQSQLAPLAEAFFEQSRAKPRAVSALHELRIAGKRLRYAMEIAASSFDESFRDVLYQRLSLVQDRLGAICDHATQSQHLADLLKAKKWSAAERKWISIRAAREKKLASEKIAKFRAWWSDARQTSLWKLWSKIVEKA; via the coding sequence GTGGAACGTGCGAAGAAAGATCGTGTCGCTAAGCTTGCGCGCGAAGTCATCGCGGCTCGGCTGATCGGGGTTGAGCACTACCTGCAGCAACTCTCGGGACGCGATCTCTCGCAGGTCGAGGGAGTGCATCAGCTGCGCGTTTGGTGCCGACGTAGTGAAGCTGCCATCAAGCTGTTCCGCACGCTGCTGGTGAAGTCGAAATCCAAGCAACTTCTCACTTCACTCAAGCTGCTGCGTCGCGCGGCTGGGCCTCTGCGCGACCGTGATGTGCTGCTCGCGCAGATTACTGCGCACGATTCCGGCGCTACCGCCGAAGGTGTTGCCAATTTCATACGCCAGGAGCGTGCCGGGTATGCGACTCCTTTGCGAAAGTTGCGGAAGCAATGGATCGATCAAGGAAAGATTGCCCGCGAGCAGAAGAGGGTGAAATCGCTTGTAAAGCAGAGTCGGCATCAGGATGCGCTCATGCCGTTTTTTCAGTCGCAACTGGCGCCCCTGGCGGAAGCGTTTTTCGAGCAATCTCGCGCGAAGCCTCGTGCTGTGTCCGCGCTGCATGAACTACGAATCGCAGGGAAGCGTTTGCGTTATGCGATGGAAATTGCGGCAAGCAGCTTCGACGAATCGTTTCGCGATGTGCTCTACCAACGTCTCTCGCTCGTCCAAGATCGACTCGGTGCGATTTGCGATCACGCGACACAGTCGCAGCATCTCGCGGACTTGCTGAAAGCGAAGAAATGGTCGGCGGCTGAACGAAAATGGATCAGCATCCGTGCAGCGCGCGAGAAGAAACTTGCCAGCGAAAAGATTGCGAAGTTTCGAGCTTGGTGGAGCGATGCGCGGCAGACGAGTCTATGGAAGTTGTGGTCAAAGATCGTCGAAAAAGCGTAA
- the ppk1 gene encoding polyphosphate kinase 1 → MTQTHPRFFNRELSWLEFNQRVLDEARDDQIPLLERLKFIAITGSNLDEFFMVRVGGLRVLVNRGITTNDPSGMTPLAQLDSISVRAHQMMADQYECFLKELEPQLTAAGLRRVPGQELSERQAKAVEQVFDGEIFSVLTPMAIATCAEFPLLGNQTLSVCVQLAPSSDAPGKPRFAVIPLGKVLPRFLTLSAERGTAYVLLEDVVGRFVERFFPGEVVTGHAAFRITRNADFSLRDDLAPDLLAGMEDILLARKHGECVRLEVAACAGPELVAFLKESLAVEDRDVFFAPGPIDLSTLMQLTDLKGFEQHRYEPWPAQASPQVEPGASMFETLARRDLLLLHPYQSFEPVMRLIEEAAVDPDVLAIKQILYRTSRNSPIVTALARAAQRGKSVTAIVELKARFDEARNIEWARNLEEAGVQVVYGVKGLKTHAKTCIIVRREPQGIQRYVHFGTGNYNEITSRIYSDASLLTSNEELGADAVMFFNAITGYSQPQRYRKLEAAPIGLRTRLLELIEGETKRKLAGQKAAIDVKLNALVDPELIESLYSASQAGVPIRLNIRGVCCLVPGVPGLSENIRVVSVIDRFLEHARVLRFHHGGDNLVFISSADWMQRNIDRRIELLIPVEDVPCKTRLVAALETYFDDNVKARLLNPSGQYTLLKPQGRKKRRRSQELLYEDACQQVKQAEQSRRTTFEPHMAPGANS, encoded by the coding sequence ATGACGCAAACTCATCCTCGTTTTTTCAATCGCGAACTTAGCTGGCTGGAATTCAATCAGCGCGTGCTCGACGAAGCTCGCGACGATCAAATTCCACTTCTCGAGCGGCTGAAGTTTATCGCCATCACGGGTAGCAATCTCGACGAATTTTTCATGGTTCGTGTCGGCGGATTGCGTGTGCTCGTGAACCGTGGAATCACGACAAACGATCCCAGTGGCATGACACCTCTGGCGCAGCTCGATTCGATCAGCGTGCGCGCTCACCAGATGATGGCCGACCAGTATGAGTGCTTCCTGAAGGAACTCGAGCCGCAGTTGACAGCAGCCGGTTTGCGGCGCGTCCCTGGACAGGAACTGAGCGAACGCCAAGCCAAAGCGGTGGAACAAGTTTTTGATGGCGAGATATTCTCGGTCCTGACACCGATGGCCATTGCCACTTGCGCCGAGTTTCCGCTGCTTGGTAATCAAACGCTCAGCGTCTGTGTGCAACTCGCTCCATCGAGCGATGCGCCTGGAAAGCCTCGTTTTGCAGTCATTCCACTAGGAAAAGTGCTTCCCCGCTTCCTCACGCTCAGCGCGGAGCGTGGGACGGCCTACGTCTTACTGGAAGATGTGGTGGGCCGTTTTGTCGAGCGGTTTTTCCCGGGCGAAGTGGTGACGGGACATGCGGCCTTTCGCATCACACGGAATGCCGACTTTAGCCTGCGCGACGATCTTGCCCCCGATCTGCTCGCGGGAATGGAAGATATTCTTCTCGCACGTAAGCATGGCGAATGTGTGCGACTGGAAGTGGCCGCTTGTGCGGGACCTGAGCTTGTCGCCTTCCTCAAAGAGTCGCTTGCGGTCGAGGATCGCGATGTCTTCTTTGCTCCTGGGCCGATCGATCTCTCGACCCTCATGCAGTTGACCGACCTGAAGGGTTTCGAGCAGCATCGCTACGAACCGTGGCCCGCACAGGCTTCTCCCCAGGTCGAGCCCGGCGCGAGTATGTTCGAGACGCTCGCGCGGCGCGATCTGCTGCTGCTACATCCGTATCAGTCGTTCGAGCCGGTGATGCGTCTGATTGAAGAGGCTGCTGTCGATCCCGACGTGCTGGCAATCAAGCAGATTCTTTATCGCACGAGTCGCAACAGCCCCATCGTGACGGCGCTTGCACGAGCAGCTCAGCGTGGAAAATCGGTGACGGCAATCGTCGAGCTGAAGGCTCGATTCGACGAAGCCCGCAACATCGAATGGGCTCGCAATCTGGAAGAAGCGGGTGTGCAGGTGGTGTATGGCGTGAAGGGACTGAAGACCCACGCCAAGACCTGCATTATTGTTCGCCGCGAGCCGCAAGGGATTCAGCGCTACGTTCACTTCGGCACGGGAAACTATAACGAGATTACGTCGCGCATTTACAGCGATGCCAGTTTGCTTACGAGCAACGAAGAGCTCGGTGCCGATGCGGTGATGTTTTTTAACGCGATTACCGGCTATTCCCAGCCCCAGCGCTATCGAAAACTCGAAGCAGCGCCGATTGGTTTGCGAACGCGATTGCTCGAACTCATCGAAGGTGAAACCAAGCGAAAGCTGGCGGGCCAAAAAGCGGCGATCGACGTCAAGCTCAACGCCTTAGTCGACCCCGAACTCATCGAGTCGCTTTATAGCGCCTCACAAGCAGGCGTGCCGATTCGCCTCAATATTCGTGGCGTTTGTTGTCTTGTTCCTGGCGTTCCCGGACTCTCCGAAAACATTCGAGTGGTGAGCGTGATCGATCGTTTCCTGGAGCATGCACGTGTGCTGCGATTCCATCATGGCGGCGATAACCTGGTGTTCATATCGTCGGCCGACTGGATGCAACGGAACATCGACCGGCGTATCGAACTTTTGATTCCGGTGGAAGATGTTCCGTGCAAGACGCGACTCGTAGCAGCGCTCGAAACGTATTTCGACGACAACGTGAAAGCGCGGCTTCTCAATCCAAGTGGGCAATACACACTTCTGAAGCCGCAAGGACGGAAGAAACGTCGGCGAAGCCAAGAACTGCTTTATGAAGATGCCTGTCAGCAAGTGAAGCAGGCCGAGCAATCCAGACGCACCACCTTTGAACCACACATGGCTCCCGGCGCGAATTCCTAG
- a CDS encoding Ppx/GppA phosphatase family protein has product MSSVESRPATPTPSSNKPVAVIDIGTSSVRMAIAEISPQGEVRTLETLTQAVSLGKDAFTGGAIAKSTIEDCVRVLKSYRKVLREYSIDLAEHVRVVATSAVREATNRLAFVDRVYIATGFQVDPIDEAEVNRITFLGIQPLLTADQSLASSRAVVTEIGGGSTEMLLVKQGDVVYSHTYRLGSLRLRETLEAFRAPTVKLRHIMETHILRTVEEMVEHVSGEGPIELIAMGGDVRVAARYLTPGWDGRSLVRMPLAGLEEFTDRVLGMSDDRLVRKFQLSYPDAETLGPALLAYVLLARELKVRELLITNVNLRDGLLKEMSTGSSWSKEFSKQIIRSAIDLGRKYGFDEQHALHVADLSSSLFHQLRDEHQLPPRYEVILYTAALLHEVGLFVSNRSYHKHSLYVIRNSELFGLAKRDLLLAALIARYHRRASPQPTHEGYSTLDRDGRVAVAKLAAILRVAVALDESRSQRIHEATCHQEGGRLVISIPRVEDLSLEQLALKQNGLLFEETFGMPVLLRMARR; this is encoded by the coding sequence ATGAGCTCCGTGGAATCGCGACCAGCCACCCCTACCCCGAGTTCCAATAAGCCCGTTGCGGTGATCGACATCGGTACGTCGAGTGTCCGCATGGCGATCGCAGAGATCAGCCCGCAGGGGGAGGTTCGGACGCTCGAAACATTGACGCAGGCCGTGAGCCTTGGAAAAGATGCGTTCACCGGTGGAGCTATTGCGAAATCAACGATCGAAGATTGCGTGCGCGTCCTCAAGAGCTATCGCAAGGTGCTGCGCGAATACTCGATTGATCTCGCCGAGCATGTGCGTGTGGTGGCTACTAGCGCGGTGCGCGAGGCGACCAATCGTTTGGCGTTTGTCGATCGGGTGTACATTGCCACCGGATTTCAAGTCGATCCGATCGATGAAGCTGAAGTGAATCGGATCACCTTCCTCGGTATCCAGCCACTCCTGACCGCTGATCAAAGCCTCGCTAGTTCGCGCGCTGTCGTCACGGAGATCGGTGGTGGCAGCACCGAAATGCTGCTCGTGAAACAAGGGGATGTGGTTTACTCGCACACCTATCGCCTCGGTTCACTGCGCCTCCGTGAAACGCTCGAAGCATTTCGCGCGCCGACCGTCAAACTGCGTCACATCATGGAGACGCACATTCTGCGTACGGTCGAAGAGATGGTGGAGCATGTGAGTGGCGAAGGACCGATTGAATTGATCGCGATGGGAGGGGACGTGCGAGTCGCCGCGCGATACCTCACTCCGGGCTGGGATGGTCGAAGCCTGGTGCGGATGCCGCTTGCTGGGCTCGAAGAGTTCACCGATCGCGTGCTCGGTATGTCGGATGACCGGCTCGTGCGCAAGTTTCAGCTCAGTTATCCCGATGCGGAAACGCTAGGGCCCGCCCTTTTGGCGTATGTGCTTCTTGCGCGAGAGCTCAAAGTGCGCGAGCTGCTAATCACCAACGTGAATCTTCGCGATGGTCTACTCAAGGAAATGTCGACCGGCAGTTCGTGGTCGAAAGAGTTCAGTAAGCAAATCATCCGCTCGGCCATTGATTTGGGACGCAAGTATGGTTTTGACGAACAGCATGCGCTGCATGTAGCTGATTTGTCGAGCAGTCTGTTTCATCAGCTTCGCGACGAGCATCAGCTTCCGCCCCGCTATGAAGTGATCCTCTACACCGCCGCGCTGCTGCATGAAGTGGGGCTGTTTGTGAGCAATCGCAGCTACCACAAGCATTCGCTCTATGTGATCCGCAACAGCGAGTTGTTTGGGCTTGCCAAACGCGACCTGCTCCTCGCGGCGCTTATCGCCCGCTATCATCGCCGCGCATCGCCGCAACCAACGCACGAAGGGTATTCGACCCTCGATCGCGACGGACGCGTGGCGGTGGCCAAGCTCGCGGCGATTCTGCGTGTCGCTGTGGCGCTCGATGAATCGCGTAGCCAACGGATTCACGAAGCGACCTGTCATCAAGAAGGGGGACGACTCGTGATTTCGATCCCTCGTGTCGAGGATCTGTCGCTCGAGCAACTCGCGCTCAAGCAGAACGGACTACTCTTTGAAGAAACATTCGGCATGCCAGTCCTGCTGCGCATGGCACGCCGCTAA
- a CDS encoding histidine phosphatase family protein, whose amino-acid sequence MKTLLLLRHAKSSWKDNELDDHDRPLNKRGKRDAPRMGELLRDEQMVPDFMLTSSAKRARRTAEHVAQACGFRGETRITSELYESNIDRQIAVISAVPEPAATVLLVGHNPGIEELLAAISGECPAITTAALAKIELPIESWRDLNLSVRGRFIRIWQPRELA is encoded by the coding sequence ATGAAGACGCTGCTGTTGCTCCGCCATGCGAAATCGAGTTGGAAAGATAATGAGCTCGATGATCACGATCGTCCGCTGAATAAACGTGGGAAACGTGATGCGCCGCGGATGGGTGAACTTTTGCGCGACGAGCAGATGGTGCCCGATTTTATGCTCACCTCGTCGGCCAAACGTGCGCGACGAACAGCCGAACATGTTGCTCAGGCTTGTGGCTTCCGTGGCGAAACTCGAATCACGAGCGAGCTTTACGAATCCAATATCGATCGGCAAATCGCTGTCATTTCAGCCGTTCCCGAACCAGCGGCGACTGTGTTGCTGGTCGGTCATAACCCTGGAATTGAAGAATTGCTGGCAGCAATTTCCGGTGAATGCCCGGCCATTACGACAGCAGCCCTTGCAAAAATCGAGCTCCCGATCGAGTCTTGGCGCGACCTGAATTTAAGCGTTCGTGGCCGTTTTATTCGCATCTGGCAGCCTCGCGAATTAGCCTAG
- a CDS encoding NAD(P)H-hydrate epimerase, whose product MDLQRIYDRRKSRLVDELAIAKYGMLGLMLMENAGRNVAYELLARTPCRRVVIVVGKGNNGGDGWVIARHLDAAGVDVIVLLTTAPNEFRGDAAVNYAIANLAKIKIIDLSRTPTAEAIATHFAEADWLVDAMLGTGATGEPRGAMRLAIEAINQSSVRTLAVDLPTGIDCDSGGAATVAVRADVTCTFVTLKPCCQVAACRSYLGEVRVIDIGVPRALLEEIDAMP is encoded by the coding sequence ATGGATCTGCAGCGAATCTACGATCGGCGAAAGTCGCGGCTTGTCGATGAACTGGCCATCGCCAAGTATGGCATGCTCGGACTGATGCTGATGGAAAATGCGGGGAGAAATGTGGCCTATGAGCTGCTCGCGCGTACGCCGTGCCGACGCGTGGTAATTGTGGTGGGAAAAGGAAATAACGGCGGCGATGGCTGGGTGATCGCGCGACACTTAGACGCGGCAGGTGTCGATGTGATTGTGCTGCTGACAACAGCTCCGAACGAATTCCGCGGCGATGCAGCTGTGAACTATGCAATTGCGAATCTTGCGAAAATTAAAATCATCGATCTATCGCGTACACCCACGGCCGAGGCGATTGCGACTCACTTTGCCGAGGCGGACTGGCTGGTTGATGCGATGCTTGGCACCGGAGCCACAGGCGAGCCTCGAGGCGCGATGCGGCTGGCAATCGAAGCGATCAACCAGTCTTCGGTCCGTACCCTGGCCGTCGATCTGCCGACCGGCATCGACTGCGATAGTGGTGGTGCCGCTACGGTGGCAGTGAGAGCAGATGTAACCTGCACGTTTGTGACACTCAAGCCGTGCTGCCAGGTTGCTGCTTGTCGCTCTTATTTGGGCGAAGTGCGCGTGATCGATATCGGTGTGCCGCGCGCTTTGCTCGAAGAAATCGATGCCATGCCTTGA